The DNA segment AATGGATTTCAACGGGCTGGTCCGCCATTATTACTGGAGAAACGGCGGGCATATGGCGGATATCCGCGTTAATCTGGCGGATAAATCTCAGCGCAGTGAGCAGAGTCATGCCATTGTGCTCAGGCTTCGGAATGAGCTTGAAGCTTTTGCCGGGCGTAACAATGCCCGGATTAAAATTGTGGAATCTCCTCCCGGACCTCCGGTTATATCGACCATTACTACAGAAGTTTATGGGGCAGAGGACCGCCCTTATTCAGCTCTGATTGAAGGGGCGGATCAGATTGAGGGGATTATGGCAACTGAACCAGGGGTGGTCGATGTGGATGATTCCACCGAAGCTGACCGGATCATGGTTGATTTTGTGTTGGATAAAGAAAAAGCAGCCTTGCACGGGGTTACAGCTCGTAGCGTCGTGGCGACTTTGCAAATGGCATTATCCGGTATGGTTCCGGCCACGGTGCATGTTGAAGGAGAACGCCGCCCCTTACCTGTGAAACTCATTTTACCGCGAGTGCGTCGTTCTGATGCAGGGACTCTGTCACAGATCAAAGTTAAAACTATAGAGGGGAAATCTGTCCCGCTGGCTGAACTTGGCGAGCTTGTGGAGATTGATCAGCAACAGCCGATTTATCATAAAAATCTTAAACGGGTTGTTTATGTGTTCGCTGAAATGGCCGGGCGTGCTCCGGGTGAAGCTGTTCTTGATATGCAGTCGAAATTGAAAGCTGATCCTCTACCTCCTTTTATCTGGTCCGAGTGGGCGGGGGAAGGTGAATGGCAGATCACGCTTGATGTGTTCCGTGATTTGGGACTGGCTTTTGCCGCGGCCCTGCTCGGTATATATATTTTACTGGTGGTGGAGACAGGCTCATTCGGTATGCCGCTTCTTATTATGAGCGCGATCCCTCTTACTTTACTGGGAATCATGCCCGGATTCTGGCTGCTCAATCTGATAGGGGCGGGAGAAGTTGCGGGAATGGTCGGCGAAGCTTTTGCGGATCCGATATTTTTTACGGCGACCAGTATGATCGGGATGATTGCGCTGGGTGGAATTGTTATTCGTAACTCTCTGGTTCTTATTGATTTTGTGCGTAAATCTATGGCTGAAGGAATGGAGCTTAAAACTGCTCTTATCCGTTCCGGGGCTGTGCGTTTACGCCCTATAGTTTTGACGGCGGCAACAACTGCTCTCGGAGCATGGCCCATTACTTTGGACCCTATATTTTCCGGTCTCGCATGGGCTTTGATTTTTGGACTGCTGGCTTCAACTTTGTTTACTTTGATTGTTATTCCAGTTGGGTATTATGTTTTTGAGAGGGATTAAGAGCACCTTTCTTCTGTTTTGCTTGGCAGTGTGATGGTAAATAATGTTCCCACTTCCGGGACACTGGTTACACTCATTTGGCCGTGATGTAAGTCTGTGATGATAAAATAGGATATAGATAATCCTAATCCGGTTCCCTTTCCCACTTCTTTTGAGGTGTAGAATGGCTCAAAAATCTTGTTTTGGATCTCTTCAGTCATCCCCGGGCCATTGTCTTCGATTTCAAGAGTAACCTTTGACTCTTTTGAACTTATCCGCAGTATAAGTTCTGGTGCTGTTCCTTTCGCGTAAATTTTTTCAGCCATAGCTTCTGTGGCGTTTTTCAGCACATTCATAAAAACTTGCTGGATATCATTTGCAAGGCAGCAGACTTGAGGAATATTTTCTTCAAATTCGCGCGTAATTTTTATTTGTCTAAAGTCAAATTCATTATTTAAATTGTAGTCGTTAGAAATTAATTCAATAGTTTCATTTAAAAGTTCACTGATTTCACAAATGCAAAGTTTCCTAACTGTTTTCCGGCTGAAGCTGAGCACGTTGTGCACAATTTTTGAAGCTTTTAAACCAGAAACTGAAATAAAATTTAACATGCGATTGACCCCTCTTTTATTGAGGTAGTTCCGCATATCATTTAATGAAATTGAGTTCTCTTCCGCCGTTGCAATGTTTTTACCCGTGTCATCGTATATACGATTATAAATGTTTTGAGATGCTCCCATGATGGCAGAGAGAGGATTATTAATTTCATGAGCGATACCGGCTGCCAACTCACCTAGAGAACTCATTTTTTCATTTTGAATCAGAAGATCCTGAGTTTTTTTTCGTATGGTTATATCTCGAGCTACCCCTAAACAGTAGCGATTGTTCTCTTCGTCAAATATGTATGCAGATATTTCGATGGGAAAAAGAGATCCATCTTTACGCTTGTGGTAACTCTCCAGAGAAAAGGAGTGATCATCCTTAATTGTGTTAATAAAATCAGACCACTCGTGAAGATTGGCATCGGCATCAATGTCATTAAGTTTAAGGCCAAGTATTTCTTCCCGGGTATATCCTAGTTTTTCACATGCGGAATTATTAACATCAAGGATATTTCCTTGTGAATCTGCCAGATAGATAGGATCTGCAATGTTGTTCAGCAATCGTTGGTAGCGTTTGTGACTTTGTTGCTCTGAGCGAAGAAGTTTTTTTATCAATCCATAAACTAATAAAGCCGTTACAAGGACATAAAACCATCCTTTGTAAGTTTGAAGACTGTTAACCGTATCTGTATCCTGTACAAGAAGCAGTAAAAATTTGTCGGATAAAAGTATCCATAAACAACCGAAAGCTGCGTAAATGGATGCTATTTTGATAGCTATTAAGAACAGTTTGGTTTCACCCGCCACCTGTGTTCTCCGAATTTAGTTAATTCAAAAAAAGAGACTTACAGGTAATGTAGCATTTATTAAGAATTCTACGCAACCTTGAGAAATTTAATTTTACGTTTCACCCTCCAGCCAGTTTGACTTTATAACCGAGTTTTTCCAGTTCAAATTTCAGAGCTTGTCTGTGGTCTCCCTGAATTTCAATAATTCCGTCCTTGATAGTTCCGCCGGTTCCGCATTTAGCTTTTAGAGTCTTGGCCAGTTTTTTGAGATCGTTCCCGTCAAGAGGAAGGCCTGTAATAAGCGAGACTCCTTTACCTTTACGCCCCTTGGTTTGACGTTCAATACGTATGATTCCATCGTTTTTCGGGATGGGTTTTTGACCGCAGGAGCAGTTTGTTTTCGGGCGATTGCAGGCCGGGCATATGGTCCCGTGATCGGTGGAATATACAATGGTGGATTGTTTTTTATTTTGAGCCATATTTTTTTACCTAGTTGTTTTGGGTTTGCAGTCTCTGATGGAGATAATTATTTCCATTTTATTTTACAACCTTAATCGTTCTTTATTATTTATAAATTGGGAGGTATAAGGGTACTCTTAAGTGGCAGTATAGTGTCTGTAAATCTAATAGGTTGTTTCTATCGGGAGGGGTATGAAGTTATATAGTAATATGAGCCTACGGAATAAAATTATGGTTCCTGTGGGGGCTGTTGTCCTGTTGGTCATGGGAATTACTCTTACCGTATTGGTTACTCGTTTTCAGGATGTAACCTATGATGATGCAAAAATTATCGGGATGGAGATGTCCGCGCGGTATGGGCAGACTATCAAGATTGATTTGGATGGAGCTTTAACTGCCGCAAGGTCTTTAGCTCATACTTTTGAAGGTATAAAACAATTTTCAGATACGCCTGAGCGTGGTTTAGCTAATGAGATTCTTAAAAAAGTTGCTGATTCTAACCCCGCGGTAGATAGTTCGTGGGTGGCTTTTGAGCCTAATCAGTTTGACGGGAGAGATGCTGATTTTTCTGGAACCCCCGGGGCCGATAAAGATGGGCGGTATATCCCATGGTATCGCACCGGACAGAGTCTGTCATATGCTAC comes from the Maridesulfovibrio ferrireducens genome and includes:
- a CDS encoding nitrogen regulation protein NR(II) translates to MAGETKLFLIAIKIASIYAAFGCLWILLSDKFLLLLVQDTDTVNSLQTYKGWFYVLVTALLVYGLIKKLLRSEQQSHKRYQRLLNNIADPIYLADSQGNILDVNNSACEKLGYTREEILGLKLNDIDADANLHEWSDFINTIKDDHSFSLESYHKRKDGSLFPIEISAYIFDEENNRYCLGVARDITIRKKTQDLLIQNEKMSSLGELAAGIAHEINNPLSAIMGASQNIYNRIYDDTGKNIATAEENSISLNDMRNYLNKRGVNRMLNFISVSGLKASKIVHNVLSFSRKTVRKLCICEISELLNETIELISNDYNLNNEFDFRQIKITREFEENIPQVCCLANDIQQVFMNVLKNATEAMAEKIYAKGTAPELILRISSKESKVTLEIEDNGPGMTEEIQNKIFEPFYTSKEVGKGTGLGLSISYFIITDLHHGQMSVTSVPEVGTLFTITLPSKTEERCS
- a CDS encoding translation initiation factor Sui1 — its product is MAQNKKQSTIVYSTDHGTICPACNRPKTNCSCGQKPIPKNDGIIRIERQTKGRKGKGVSLITGLPLDGNDLKKLAKTLKAKCGTGGTIKDGIIEIQGDHRQALKFELEKLGYKVKLAGG